One Candidatus Saccharimonadales bacterium genomic window carries:
- a CDS encoding UDP-N-acetylglucosamine--N-acetylmuramyl-(pentapeptide) pyrophosphoryl-undecaprenol N-acetylglucosamine transferase, protein MRILALGGGSGGHVTPVVAVLRELRKKDANLEVRFWCDRKFAPEARSIMRHYDPSIRVDTVIAGKLRRYHSLPVWRQLLRPFSILLPNIRDLFLVGCGFLQSVVKLFLWRPDVVFTKGGFVCLPVGCAAWLFKIPLVIHDSDAHPGLTNRILSRFATYIGTGAPLKYYPYPEEKSQYVGTPVNEAFKPFSLEERKELKASFGFDPRQPLVVVTGGGLGAQNINDAVVKRIHELLDITSLVLISGTNQFDDVKTLTPQDDPRFQLHPFISGNMHEYLGAADIVVARAGATTILELAALARPTILVPSPYLTGGHQLKNAAVYAETGAVEVIDEIELQVNPQLLVDTITTLLANPVRLQKMSKAFHAYAKPQAAADMAAIIERVMGSIRRGRE, encoded by the coding sequence ATGAGAATCCTGGCACTCGGCGGGGGATCGGGCGGTCACGTTACGCCGGTCGTCGCAGTACTTCGTGAGTTACGAAAGAAAGACGCCAACCTTGAGGTGCGTTTTTGGTGCGATAGAAAATTTGCCCCAGAGGCCAGGAGTATTATGCGCCACTACGATCCTTCTATTCGTGTCGATACTGTTATTGCTGGTAAGCTGCGTCGGTACCACTCACTACCCGTGTGGCGTCAATTACTAAGGCCTTTCTCAATATTACTGCCAAATATCCGTGATCTTTTTTTGGTGGGATGTGGTTTTTTACAAAGCGTCGTCAAACTTTTCTTATGGCGGCCTGATGTGGTGTTTACGAAAGGCGGCTTTGTTTGTCTGCCCGTAGGATGCGCGGCATGGCTCTTTAAAATACCTCTCGTTATTCATGATTCCGACGCTCATCCAGGACTCACAAATAGAATCCTGTCGAGATTTGCTACCTACATTGGTACAGGAGCACCACTAAAGTATTATCCATACCCTGAAGAGAAGTCGCAGTATGTAGGAACGCCGGTAAACGAGGCATTCAAGCCTTTTTCTCTTGAAGAACGCAAAGAACTGAAGGCGTCTTTTGGATTTGATCCTAGGCAACCTCTGGTGGTAGTGACCGGCGGTGGTTTAGGTGCGCAAAACATTAACGATGCTGTCGTAAAACGTATCCATGAGTTACTTGATATAACGTCACTCGTTCTTATATCAGGAACCAATCAGTTCGATGACGTAAAAACGCTCACGCCTCAGGATGACCCTCGCTTTCAGCTTCATCCTTTTATTAGCGGTAACATGCACGAATATCTAGGTGCGGCAGATATCGTTGTGGCGCGTGCGGGTGCGACGACAATACTTGAGTTAGCCGCTCTAGCTCGTCCTACTATTTTAGTGCCCAGTCCTTACTTGACAGGGGGACATCAGTTGAAGAATGCGGCCGTATACGCTGAAACAGGAGCGGTTGAGGTAATTGACGAAATTGAACTACAAGTCAACCCTCAATTGCTTGTTGACACTATTACAACGCTTCTTGCTAATCCTGTTCGCTTGCAGAAAATGAGTAAGGCCTTCCATGCGTATGCTAAACCCCAGGCGGCCGCAGATATGGCCGCGATTATCGAAAGAGTGATGGGCTCTATAAGACGGGGAAGAGAATAG
- a CDS encoding FtsW/RodA/SpoVE family cell cycle protein — protein MPAVRRLLRREGSQNVERPIVRRHRPDYHIILYMGLLMLLGLIIMYAIGPQRANVLNNAYDTDYYTSMYFFVKQTVSLLLALAAFFLLAMTPFEWVKKHAGRLLAGGFIACLILSVAGFLNMGIAQCSLGACRWFELGPLGSLQPAEFLKFGLLVFTAGFVAIRMRQGLVNDLHKTLIPVGAVMLLAIFFVIGLQKDMGTGIVLIAILASMLMVAGLSRKIGVGLGISAVFLLILLIIIAPHRMERITTFFSGDDASSISIDDANYHITHAKIAIGSGGLLGVGIGNSVQATGYLPEAINDSVFAIMGETFGFIGLTLILLLFAALLIRLLRIVDHLPDMWMKLAVAGVFGWLAAHVILNVAAMIGIFPLTGITLPLLSFGGTSMIFIAGALGLAFQLSRYTIHGSVNKENGYENPGTRRGIGRSRYAGRRSTS, from the coding sequence ATGCCAGCGGTGAGACGATTGCTCCGCCGGGAGGGCTCTCAGAATGTTGAGCGGCCTATTGTTCGACGTCATCGTCCTGATTACCATATTATCTTGTACATGGGGCTGCTTATGCTTCTTGGGCTTATTATTATGTATGCTATCGGCCCGCAGCGTGCCAATGTGTTAAATAACGCCTACGATACGGATTATTACACCAGTATGTATTTCTTTGTAAAACAGACGGTGAGTTTACTGCTTGCTCTAGCTGCGTTTTTCCTCTTGGCAATGACACCATTTGAATGGGTAAAAAAGCATGCCGGGAGACTTCTGGCTGGAGGATTTATCGCTTGCCTTATTTTGTCTGTCGCTGGTTTTTTGAATATGGGAATCGCTCAGTGTAGCCTTGGCGCATGCCGTTGGTTTGAGTTAGGGCCTCTGGGAAGTTTGCAGCCAGCAGAGTTCTTGAAGTTTGGATTGCTTGTATTCACGGCAGGATTTGTTGCAATACGCATGCGCCAGGGCCTTGTTAATGACCTCCATAAGACGCTCATACCTGTCGGCGCGGTGATGCTGCTTGCTATTTTCTTTGTGATTGGGCTCCAGAAGGATATGGGTACCGGAATTGTGCTGATTGCTATTCTTGCGTCGATGTTGATGGTAGCGGGACTTAGTAGAAAAATTGGTGTCGGGCTTGGCATTTCAGCCGTGTTTCTCCTTATTCTGCTGATTATCATTGCGCCGCATCGCATGGAGCGAATCACGACCTTCTTCTCGGGTGATGATGCTTCGAGCATTTCAATCGACGACGCGAACTATCACATTACGCATGCTAAGATCGCTATTGGTAGTGGTGGGTTGCTTGGCGTTGGGATTGGCAACAGTGTGCAGGCTACAGGCTACTTGCCCGAGGCTATTAACGACTCCGTATTCGCGATTATGGGTGAAACATTCGGTTTTATCGGCTTAACACTTATATTATTGCTGTTTGCAGCGCTTTTAATACGGCTCTTACGGATCGTCGACCATTTGCCAGACATGTGGATGAAACTTGCAGTAGCGGGCGTATTTGGTTGGCTTGCGGCGCATGTTATATTGAATGTAGCAGCCATGATAGGGATTTTTCCGCTTACGGGTATCACATTGCCACTGCTTAGTTTTGGCGGTACAAGTATGATTTTCATTGCCGGTGCGCTTGGCTTAGCATTTCAACTCTCGCGCTATACAATTCATGGTTCAGTAAATAAGGAGAATGGATATGAGAATCCTGGCACTCGGCGGGGGATCGGGCGGTCACGTTACGCCGGTCGTCGCAGTACTTCGTGA
- the mraY gene encoding phospho-N-acetylmuramoyl-pentapeptide-transferase, producing MALAQFTHELNGTFILSVGAFLLAMILTPVFTFFAYRYKFWKKQRSTSTTGEKLEVFTKLHADKFKRNIPTMAGIIGVISITVITLFFNLDRAQTWLPLAALVGGGAVGLLDDLINIRGQGTGVAGLRSSLKFAMITLLALFLGWFFFVKLGYTSVHIPFVGDLFLGWVIVPLFVFAVVATSNAVNISDGLDGLAGGLLTISYGVFGVIALLQGHVILAGFCFTVVGALLSYLWFNIYPARFFMGDVGSFAFGTSLGVVAMLTNTLFLLPIIGLIFVIEAGSSLVQITSKKLFHRKVFLSAPIHHHLEAKGWPETKVTMRFWVIACVMGSLGIMMALAGGHI from the coding sequence ATGGCGCTTGCACAGTTTACTCACGAATTAAACGGAACTTTCATTCTGAGTGTCGGTGCGTTTTTGTTAGCGATGATTCTTACGCCGGTATTTACTTTTTTTGCTTATCGATATAAATTTTGGAAAAAGCAGCGGAGCACAAGTACGACTGGTGAAAAGCTTGAGGTATTTACTAAGCTTCATGCGGATAAGTTCAAACGTAACATTCCGACCATGGCCGGCATTATCGGGGTTATTTCTATAACCGTAATAACTCTCTTTTTCAATCTGGATAGAGCGCAGACATGGTTACCACTTGCGGCGCTCGTTGGCGGAGGAGCCGTAGGGTTACTGGATGACCTTATTAATATTCGCGGGCAGGGAACCGGTGTGGCTGGTCTGCGGTCGAGTTTGAAGTTCGCGATGATTACCTTGCTTGCGCTATTTCTTGGCTGGTTTTTCTTTGTGAAGCTGGGCTACACTAGCGTTCACATTCCATTCGTGGGCGATCTCTTTCTTGGTTGGGTTATTGTGCCGCTGTTTGTGTTTGCGGTGGTGGCTACCAGCAATGCAGTTAATATCAGCGACGGACTTGATGGGCTTGCTGGCGGCCTTCTTACCATTAGTTACGGTGTATTTGGGGTTATCGCGTTACTTCAAGGTCATGTTATTCTAGCCGGGTTCTGTTTTACGGTGGTTGGTGCACTTCTTAGTTATCTTTGGTTTAATATTTATCCAGCGCGCTTTTTTATGGGAGATGTGGGGAGCTTCGCTTTTGGCACGAGCCTCGGGGTAGTGGCGATGCTGACAAATACACTATTTCTCCTTCCGATCATTGGGCTCATCTTCGTCATCGAAGCGGGTTCCAGTCTTGTCCAAATTACTAGCAAAAAACTCTTTCACCGCAAAGTCTTTCTTTCTGCCCCTATCCATCATCACTTAGAAGCAAAAGGCTGGCCTGAAACAAAGGTAACGATGCGATTTTGGGTGATTGCGTGCGTGATGGGATCGCTGGGTATTATGATGGCACTTGCCGGAGGTCATATCTAA
- a CDS encoding penicillin-binding protein 2, which yields MQLDFKRGSRAFYLAIVTLVIMAIFVIRLFYLQVIRYDYYTDLARQEQTKQLVIPAKRGEIYAMDDGNPVKIVLNETVYTVFADPKVVDKPQEIIDNVRKVAGGNARPNLEELLGKKESRYQILATKVSRKQAEMLKNVHLKGLGFQAETQRVYPEGQLASQTLGFVDSEGNGKYGLEQELNDKLAGKDGLLRSVTDVSNVPLTIGNDNVNQPAKNGDNVVLTVDRNIQSYAEKALALGLKNSRATNGSVMVMDPKTGKIMAMANLPTFNPAEINKVQDAAAFNNGTVVVPYEPGSDIKALTVTVGVDKGVITPTSTFNNTDSVKVEDRTIGNATKGQTGNITIQTALNYSLNTGMIEIMKRLGDGNNITLSARNTLYEYFHDKLGLGELTGVELAGEAKGTVIPPTDVDGGAVRYSNMAFGQGMDVTMLQVCSAFSTVINGGTYYYPTVIAGKMSDDGQNFTEQPIKTPRTSVISPATASTVREMVHQARHIFYASQDKPGYYIGGKTGTSQVIENGQYADDQTIGTYLGFGGSSPDDPRYVIMVQVSGKHMLLAGNKDAMPIFTDISNWLIDYLKLQPKG from the coding sequence ATGCAGCTAGATTTTAAGAGAGGCAGCCGAGCATTTTATTTAGCCATCGTGACGTTAGTTATCATGGCTATTTTTGTGATTCGTCTCTTTTACTTGCAAGTCATTCGTTACGACTATTACACGGATCTTGCACGCCAAGAGCAAACGAAGCAGCTAGTCATTCCCGCCAAACGTGGAGAAATTTACGCAATGGATGATGGTAATCCGGTAAAGATAGTCTTAAACGAAACGGTCTATACGGTATTTGCCGATCCGAAGGTTGTGGATAAACCGCAAGAAATTATTGATAATGTGCGAAAAGTAGCAGGGGGGAACGCTCGCCCGAATTTAGAGGAACTGTTAGGAAAAAAGGAGTCACGGTATCAAATTTTGGCCACCAAGGTTTCACGCAAGCAGGCTGAAATGCTTAAGAATGTTCACTTGAAAGGTCTCGGTTTTCAGGCAGAAACACAACGTGTGTACCCAGAGGGTCAACTGGCTTCGCAAACATTAGGTTTTGTTGATAGTGAAGGTAATGGAAAATACGGACTGGAACAAGAACTTAACGATAAGCTTGCGGGAAAAGATGGTCTGCTTCGCTCGGTAACGGATGTGAGTAATGTCCCGCTTACAATTGGTAACGATAATGTGAATCAGCCAGCCAAAAACGGAGATAATGTCGTATTAACGGTAGATAGAAATATTCAATCATACGCCGAAAAAGCCCTTGCACTTGGATTGAAAAATTCACGTGCAACAAACGGAAGCGTCATGGTGATGGATCCAAAGACCGGTAAAATTATGGCCATGGCTAATCTTCCAACTTTCAATCCGGCTGAAATTAATAAAGTTCAGGACGCAGCCGCATTTAACAATGGAACAGTGGTAGTGCCGTACGAGCCAGGTTCGGATATAAAGGCGCTGACAGTCACTGTTGGCGTTGATAAAGGCGTGATTACACCCACTTCAACATTCAATAATACCGACTCGGTAAAAGTTGAAGATCGTACGATTGGTAACGCTACCAAAGGTCAAACAGGTAATATTACTATTCAGACCGCGCTTAACTATTCGCTTAATACCGGAATGATAGAAATTATGAAACGGCTGGGTGATGGTAACAATATCACCTTGAGTGCACGGAATACGCTTTATGAGTATTTTCATGACAAGCTTGGTCTGGGTGAATTAACAGGAGTTGAGTTGGCCGGTGAAGCCAAGGGCACCGTTATTCCGCCGACGGATGTAGATGGTGGCGCAGTACGATATTCGAACATGGCGTTCGGACAGGGAATGGACGTGACGATGCTTCAAGTTTGTTCGGCCTTCAGTACAGTTATAAACGGCGGTACATATTACTATCCGACTGTTATTGCCGGCAAAATGAGCGATGATGGCCAGAATTTTACAGAGCAACCGATTAAAACACCGCGGACTAGTGTCATAAGCCCAGCAACAGCTTCGACAGTACGCGAAATGGTACACCAAGCGCGCCATATATTTTATGCAAGCCAAGATAAACCTGGCTATTACATAGGTGGTAAAACAGGTACCTCTCAGGTGATTGAGAACGGGCAATATGCTGACGATCAGACTATCGGAACCTATTTAGGTTTTGGTGGTAGTAGCCCAGATGACCCTCGGTATGTCATAATGGTGCAAGTATCCGGAAAGCACATGCTTCTCGCGGGTAACAAAGATGCCATGCCGATTTTTACAGACATTTCAAACTGGCTCATTGATTATTTGAAACTACAACCGAAAGGATAA
- the rsmH gene encoding 16S rRNA (cytosine(1402)-N(4))-methyltransferase RsmH, whose protein sequence is MSIKEHPPQQLHVPVLLDTTLKLLAPKKGENYLDLTAGYGGHAGRILELTENYADSVLVDRDDFAISHLQTFAKKGTRLMHTDFASAAKALVEEGRQFAIVLIDLGVSSPQLDRGERGFSFTKNGPLDMRMDVRQETSGETLVNTATKDELVRIITTYGEEPLGFARRIAGAIVEARPLRTTEDLARLIEGQYRGRWKRIHPATRTFQALRIAVNDELGQIESTLLLLPKLLKPGGRVGIISFHSLEDRLVKRFFTEQKQAGYEAELNIVTKKPLDGSIYDVHNPRSRSSKLRVAVKK, encoded by the coding sequence ATGAGTATTAAAGAACATCCACCACAACAACTCCACGTTCCGGTTTTGCTCGATACGACACTGAAACTGCTTGCTCCCAAGAAAGGCGAGAACTATCTTGACCTTACAGCGGGCTATGGCGGTCATGCAGGACGTATTTTAGAGCTAACGGAAAATTACGCCGATTCGGTTTTAGTTGACCGCGATGATTTTGCGATTTCGCATCTTCAGACGTTTGCTAAAAAAGGAACACGGCTGATGCATACTGATTTTGCGAGTGCGGCTAAAGCACTTGTCGAAGAAGGTAGGCAATTTGCTATCGTGCTGATTGATTTGGGGGTGTCATCACCACAGCTCGATAGGGGCGAACGAGGGTTTTCTTTTACAAAAAATGGTCCGCTTGATATGCGCATGGATGTCCGGCAGGAAACATCAGGTGAAACGCTGGTAAATACTGCTACGAAGGACGAACTGGTGCGTATCATAACGACATATGGTGAAGAGCCGCTCGGATTTGCCCGGCGCATTGCTGGAGCAATTGTCGAAGCACGGCCGCTTCGAACCACAGAAGATCTCGCCCGCCTTATAGAAGGGCAGTATCGTGGCAGATGGAAACGAATTCATCCGGCTACGCGTACTTTTCAAGCACTCCGCATAGCGGTAAACGATGAGCTTGGACAAATTGAGTCGACGCTTTTGCTTCTTCCAAAATTACTAAAACCTGGTGGAAGAGTGGGTATCATCAGTTTCCATAGCCTTGAAGATCGACTTGTGAAACGTTTTTTTACGGAACAAAAGCAAGCGGGATACGAGGCAGAGCTGAACATCGTGACCAAAAAACCGCTTGACGGGAGTATTTACGACGTTCACAATCCGCGCTCCAGGAGCAGCAAGCTCAGGGTCGCAGTGAAAAAATAA
- a CDS encoding HAD hydrolase-like protein: protein MSQIEEFYIIDFDRTLARTDDLRLLFESVAFKETAIPAEDIKQGELIYKNNFDVIGYLRSLLKKTMSKEEVETTIKRVKQLYLKQAARENLLEPYAEELLMELHKHKAAFGILTTGSEEWQQVKIKAAGLADIPHLIVGTAKKSELIASWKQVDGRFLLPDELSGRASYGVDKIIFVDDKPISFEGIPDGVEGFWVLPLRSAIAYDIKKLEVPKSVRHARGLQEVSEYLQNHLVDKA from the coding sequence ATGTCACAGATTGAAGAGTTTTATATCATTGATTTTGATCGTACGCTAGCGCGAACAGACGATCTTCGATTATTATTCGAATCGGTCGCATTTAAAGAAACGGCAATACCCGCCGAGGACATCAAGCAAGGCGAGCTTATTTATAAAAATAACTTTGATGTGATTGGGTATCTGCGAAGCCTCCTGAAAAAAACGATGAGTAAGGAGGAAGTAGAGACAACAATAAAACGCGTGAAGCAACTTTATCTAAAGCAGGCAGCGCGTGAAAATCTTCTCGAGCCATATGCGGAAGAATTACTTATGGAGTTGCATAAGCATAAGGCGGCGTTCGGTATTTTAACAACGGGAAGCGAAGAGTGGCAACAGGTTAAAATCAAGGCCGCGGGTTTAGCGGACATACCGCATCTTATCGTTGGAACAGCCAAAAAGAGCGAGCTTATTGCATCTTGGAAACAGGTGGACGGGCGTTTTTTATTGCCCGATGAGCTATCTGGCAGAGCATCTTATGGTGTGGATAAGATTATCTTCGTTGATGACAAGCCGATCAGCTTTGAGGGTATTCCTGACGGTGTTGAAGGGTTTTGGGTGCTTCCGCTCCGTAGTGCAATTGCATACGATATTAAAAAACTCGAAGTGCCTAAGAGCGTACGACATGCCCGCGGGTTGCAGGAAGTGAGCGAGTATCTACAAAACCACTTAGTTGACAAAGCATAA
- a CDS encoding gluconeogenesis factor YvcK family protein yields the protein MNDPYPLSDPKIAVIGGGTGSFTLLSALKQYSRSIAALVNMADDGGSTGVLRDELGALPPGDVRQCLVALSNSPKVRDLFDYRFEEGTFKGHAFGNLLLSALEKMTGNFSEAIETASEILNVRGVVIPATLDDVRLKMEWPEASVILQGERVIDEDYFSHDPRRATLSLVPDAHANPVAIEAIHKADVVVIAPGDLYTSLGPLLVIDGIGEALRNTSALVIYVCNLVTKQGQTEGFTVADHADEIERLGGGSFLDYVLYNKQIPNAGLAARYKEEGAFIVPVDNENLEKRAYMSLEGNFLGGIAKRTKSDVLPVTRSFIRHNPEAIAKKIMELYHNVTD from the coding sequence ATGAACGATCCGTATCCGCTCAGTGATCCAAAAATAGCCGTCATTGGAGGGGGCACGGGAAGCTTTACGCTGCTGAGTGCGTTAAAACAGTACTCTCGGTCCATCGCTGCTCTTGTAAATATGGCGGACGACGGAGGCAGTACGGGTGTACTCCGTGACGAGTTGGGGGCATTACCTCCCGGCGATGTACGTCAATGTCTCGTGGCTTTGAGTAATTCGCCAAAAGTTCGTGATCTTTTTGATTACCGGTTTGAAGAAGGGACTTTCAAAGGCCATGCTTTCGGTAACCTTCTCCTTAGTGCACTTGAAAAAATGACGGGCAATTTTAGCGAAGCGATTGAGACGGCGTCGGAAATTTTAAACGTACGCGGCGTGGTTATTCCGGCAACGCTCGATGATGTTCGATTAAAAATGGAATGGCCGGAAGCGAGTGTTATTTTGCAGGGAGAGCGTGTCATTGATGAGGATTATTTCAGTCATGATCCACGGCGGGCGACCCTTTCGCTTGTACCTGACGCGCATGCCAATCCTGTGGCGATCGAAGCTATTCATAAAGCGGATGTCGTGGTGATTGCCCCCGGCGATCTCTATACATCGCTCGGTCCATTATTGGTTATAGATGGAATTGGAGAGGCGCTGCGCAACACGAGCGCATTGGTCATTTATGTATGTAACCTTGTGACGAAACAAGGGCAGACAGAAGGCTTCACGGTGGCCGACCACGCCGATGAGATCGAACGACTAGGTGGCGGGAGTTTTCTAGACTACGTTCTTTATAACAAGCAGATCCCCAATGCAGGACTGGCCGCGCGCTATAAGGAAGAGGGCGCGTTTATTGTTCCAGTCGATAATGAGAATCTTGAGAAGCGGGCATACATGTCGCTTGAAGGGAATTTTCTTGGGGGCATAGCCAAGAGAACTAAGAGTGATGTTCTTCCTGTAACTCGTTCGTTCATCCGGCACAACCCGGAAGCAATTGCTAAAAAGATTATGGAGCTATATCACAATGTCACAGATTGA